In the Paralichthys olivaceus isolate ysfri-2021 chromosome 15, ASM2471397v2, whole genome shotgun sequence genome, one interval contains:
- the tiam1a gene encoding rho guanine nucleotide exchange factor TIAM1 isoform X2, whose translation MSAFRRSRNSKHSTESIFDMLQLSTEQVTAFCRSLHDMNPTEFPMSCSSSSSSSSLSPSPVSALPPTAGTANQRQLSHADKLRKVINELVETEKTYVKDLSCLIECYLTPLQKESFLTQDELDVLFGNLGEMVEFQVEFLRTLEDGIRLVPHLDRLERVEQFKKVLFSLGGSFLYYADRFKIYSAFCASHTKVPKVLAKAKTDPDFKAFLAERNPRQQHSSTLESYLIKPIQRVLKYPLLLRELYSLTDPDSEEHYHLDVAMKAMNKVASHINEMQKLHEEYGAVFDQLINEQTAAKKEVADLSMGDLLLHSSVVWINPPAALVKGKKDPDLAAFVFKTAVVFVYKDSSKHRKKIGGSHRASVSDDRDPFRFRHMIATDSLQVRALANSEGTAVCEIVHTRSESEGRPERTFQLCCNSPDSKKDFLKAVHSILREKQRRQLLGTDSLPLNQQYVPFGGKRLCALKGARPTMNRAASTPSRTLTRRKLVRNRFTIDTDLVFHGNNNNSNDSDPSSSSPLFQRPAALQSHRPQGEDTDRWVEEQFDLGPYEVQGEVIDVGQVKETDILSDDDEYCKSVRAASAEPPNLLGKMEGLDLQGGEIRSHNLNGRIETRSGVMEEEEEVERIKHGDDSLTSCSVSLSRCATPTLKLAPLKQCTVEGATNNDHNVIWVRRDDFANGCNSDVF comes from the exons ATGTCGGCgttcaggaggagcaggaactCCAAACACTCGACCGAATCCATCTTTGATATGTTACAGCTG AGCACGGAGCAGGTCACCGCTTTCTGCCGCAGCCTCCATGACATGAATCCCACAGAGTTCCCCATGTCGTGCTCCTCATCGTCGTCCTCCTCGTCCCTTTCACCGAGCCCTGTGTCAGCTTTGCCACCCACGGCTGGAACCGCCAATCAGAGACAGCTCTCCCACGCAGACAAACTCCGCAAGGTCATCAATGAATTGGTGGAGACGGAGAAGACTTACGTCAAA GACCTGAGCTGCCTCATAGAGTGCTACTTGACACCTCTGCAGAAAGAGAGCTTCCTCACGCAGGATGAG CTGGATGTTTTGTTCGGGAACCTCGGGGAGATGGTGGAGTTCCAGGTGGAGTTCCTCCGGACGCTGGAGGATGGTATCAGACTGGTGCCACATCTCGACCGACTCGAAAGGGTGGAGCAATTTAAG AAAGTGCTGTTCTCCTTGGGTGGCTCATTTCTGTATTACGCCGACCGCTTCAAGATCTACAGCGCCTTCTGCGCCAGCCACACCAAGGTCCCCAAGGTCCTGGCCAAAG caAAGACTGATCCAGATTTCAAGGCTTTCCTGGCCGAGAGAAACCCCAGACAGCAACATTCCTCCACTCTGGAGTCGTATCTAATCAAACCCATCCAGAGGGTCCTGAAGTACCCGCTGCTGCTCAGGGAGCTCTACTCCCTCACCGACCCGGACAGTGAGGAGCACTACCACCTGGACG TTGCGATGAAGGCCATGAACAAGGTTGCGAGTCACATCAATGAGATGCAAAAGCTCCACGAGGAGTACGGTGCCGTTTTCGATCAGCTCATCAATGAACAGACTGCAGCCAAAAAAGAG gtggCCGACCTCTCCATGGGGGATCTTTTATTACATTCCTCTGTGGTGTGGATCAACCCTCCAGCCGCTTTGGTCAAAGGCAAGAAGGACCCTGATCTGGCTGCTTTTG TGTTCAAGACAGCAGTCGTGTTTGTCTACAAAGACTCCTCCAAGCACAGGAAAAAAATC GGTGGATCTCACCGAGCGTCCGTGAGTGACGACAGGGATCCTTTCCGTTTCCGTCACATGATCGCGACAGACTCTCTCCAAGTCCGTGCTCTCGCAA ACTCTGAGGGGACAGCGGTGTGTGAGATAGTTCACACAAGATCTGAATCTGAAGGAAGACCGGAGAGGACCTTCCAGCTGTGCTGCAA TTCCCCAGATAGTAAGAAGGACTTCTTGAAAGCGGTCCACTCCATCCTCAGGGAGAAGCAGCGGCGGCAGCTTCTTGGGACGGACTCTCTGCCGCTCAACCAGCAGTACGTCCCGTTCGGGGGCAAACGCTTGTGTGCCCTCAAAGGGGCGCGGCCCACCATGAACAGAGCAG cTTCAACTCCATCTCGAACGCTGACCCGCAGGAAGCTGGTGAGGAACCGCTTCACCATCGACACCGACCTGGttttccatggcaacaacaacaacagcaacgaTTCAGACCCTTCCTCCAGCTCGCCACTTTTCCAGCGTCCAGCCGCCCTTCAGTCCCACAGGCCTCAAGGCGAGGACACGGACCGCTGGGTGGAGGAGCAGTTCGACCTGGGTCCCTATGAGGTTCAGGGAGAGGTCATCGACGTGGGGCAGGTGAAGGAGACGGACATTTTAAGCGATGACGACGAATACTGCAAGTCTGTGCGAGCTGCGTCGGCAGAACCACCCAACCTGCTGGGGAAGATGGAGGGACTGGACCTGCAGGGTGGAGAGATAAGGAGTCACAACCTGAACGGACGAATAGAGACAAGAAGTGgcgtgatggaggaggaggaggaagttgaGCGAATAAAGCACGGTGATGATTCCTTAACCTCCTGCAGCGTCTCTCTGTCCCGCTGTGCAACCCCAACTCTGAAGCTCGCCCCCTTAAAGCAGTGCACCGTGGAGGGGGCCACAAACAACGACCACAACGTCATCTGGGTGCGGCGGGACGACTTTGCCAATGGGTGCAACAGTGACGTCTTCTGA